The DNA window CGGCTGCCGGACAGCGACGTCAAGGAGGCCCTCCAGCAGCTGCCGGAGGAGTTCCGCATGGCGGTCTACCTCACCGACGTCGAGGGCTTCTCCTACAAGGAGGTCGCCGACGTCATGGGGACGCCGATCGGCACCGTGATGTCGCGGCTGCACCGCGGCCGTCGTAATCTGCGCAAGCTGCTCGAGCAGTACGCGGCGGAGCGGGGTTTCACCTCCGCGCCGTCGAAGGGCTCGACCGCCGCCGCCAGCCGGGAGGTGTGACCGTGAGCTGTGGGAAGCCGCACGAGACGGACTGCCGCGAGGTGCTCGCCGAGGTCTACCTCTACCTGGACCTGGAGTGCGGTGAGGAGCGCCGCGTCCTCATCCGGGAGCACCTGGAGGAGTGCGGGCCCTGCCTGCACGAGTACGGCATCGAGCAGGAGGTGAAGGCGCTGGTCGCCCGCTGCTGCGGCAACGAGACCGCGCCGGAGCAGTTGCGCGAGCGGCTGCGG is part of the Micromonospora halotolerans genome and encodes:
- the rsrA gene encoding mycothiol system anti-sigma-R factor translates to MSCGKPHETDCREVLAEVYLYLDLECGEERRVLIREHLEECGPCLHEYGIEQEVKALVARCCGNETAPEQLRERLRIRLSELVVFETTESRELAD